A single Mangrovimonas sp. YM274 DNA region contains:
- the gldA gene encoding gliding motility-associated ABC transporter ATP-binding subunit GldA: MSIAVAHISKVYGTQKALNDVSFQVNKGEIVGFLGPNGAGKSTMMKILTTYIEASSGEAKVCDFDVNSASKEVQKHVGYLPEHNPLYLEMYVKEYLHFNAGVYSVAKERIAEVIELTGLTPEAHKKIGQLSKGYRQRVGLANALLHNPDVLILDEPTTGLDPNQLVDIRQLIKNVGKEKTVFLSTHIMQEVEAMCDRVIIINKGEIVADKRLSELREGKDQTVIVEFDYRVEEAFLQKLPHVKSVVNVHDFVYEITFSTTKDMRSHVFDFAHDNELKILQLNQKNESLESLFRELTNK; encoded by the coding sequence ATGTCAATAGCAGTTGCGCACATATCCAAAGTTTACGGCACACAAAAGGCTCTGAACGATGTTTCTTTCCAAGTGAACAAAGGTGAAATTGTTGGTTTTTTAGGTCCCAATGGTGCTGGAAAATCAACGATGATGAAAATCCTAACCACTTATATCGAAGCCAGCAGCGGAGAGGCTAAAGTTTGTGATTTTGACGTGAACTCCGCGTCTAAAGAGGTACAGAAACATGTAGGCTATTTACCGGAGCACAATCCACTTTATTTGGAAATGTATGTGAAGGAATACCTTCATTTTAATGCAGGGGTCTATAGTGTAGCCAAAGAGCGAATTGCAGAAGTGATTGAACTTACGGGATTGACACCCGAAGCCCACAAAAAAATTGGTCAGCTCTCAAAAGGATATCGGCAACGTGTTGGATTGGCAAATGCACTCCTTCACAACCCAGATGTGTTGATTTTGGATGAACCTACCACAGGATTGGACCCCAACCAATTGGTAGACATCAGGCAACTGATTAAAAATGTGGGAAAGGAAAAAACTGTGTTTCTATCTACGCATATCATGCAAGAAGTGGAAGCCATGTGCGACCGAGTAATCATTATCAACAAAGGTGAAATTGTGGCAGACAAACGCCTTTCTGAACTTAGGGAAGGGAAAGACCAAACCGTGATTGTTGAGTTTGATTATCGCGTGGAAGAAGCCTTTTTACAAAAATTGCCTCATGTGAAATCGGTAGTTAATGTTCATGATTTTGTATATGAAATCACGTTTTCCACAACTAAGGACATGCGTTCTCATGTGTTTGATTTTGCCCATGACAATGAACTCAAAATCCTTCAACTGAACCAAAAGAATGAAAGTTTGGAAAGTTTGTTCAGAGAATTGACAAATAAATAA
- the metF gene encoding methylenetetrahydrofolate reductase [NAD(P)H], which yields MKVTDHIKQAKGKTLFSFEIIPPKKGSNIQELYNNIDPLMEFKPPFIDVTTSREEYVYIDRNGLLDRKITRMRPGTVGICASIKHKYNVDTVPHVLCGGFTKEETEYVLVDCHYLGIENVMALRGDAMSHQKYFEPAKGGHTYASELVKQIQDLNEGKYLHDVIEADDRADFCIGVAGYPEKHIEAPSLQTDLKRLKEKVDAGADYVVTQMFFDNKRYFEFVNAAKEAGIDVPIIPGIKPIAVKRHLQLLPHVFKIDLPEELISAVENSKDNKAVRQVGIEWAIQQSKELLEAGVPVLHYYSMGKSDNIKAIAEHLF from the coding sequence ATGAAAGTAACAGATCATATCAAACAGGCCAAGGGCAAAACATTGTTTTCATTTGAAATCATACCTCCAAAAAAGGGGAGCAATATTCAGGAACTATACAATAATATTGACCCTTTAATGGAGTTTAAACCGCCATTCATTGATGTCACTACGTCTCGTGAAGAGTACGTGTATATTGATAGGAATGGGTTGTTGGATAGAAAGATTACAAGAATGCGTCCAGGAACGGTTGGAATCTGTGCATCGATAAAGCATAAGTACAATGTCGATACGGTGCCTCATGTACTCTGCGGAGGTTTTACAAAGGAGGAAACCGAATATGTATTGGTAGACTGTCACTATCTGGGGATTGAAAATGTCATGGCGTTGCGAGGCGATGCCATGAGCCACCAAAAGTATTTTGAACCAGCGAAGGGAGGTCATACTTATGCTAGTGAATTGGTAAAACAGATTCAGGATTTGAATGAGGGGAAATACCTTCACGATGTTATTGAAGCCGACGATAGAGCTGATTTTTGTATTGGTGTAGCTGGTTATCCAGAAAAACACATTGAAGCACCTTCACTTCAAACCGATTTGAAGCGTTTAAAGGAAAAGGTGGATGCCGGTGCTGATTATGTGGTGACCCAAATGTTCTTCGATAACAAACGTTATTTCGAATTTGTAAATGCTGCTAAAGAAGCAGGGATTGATGTGCCAATCATTCCGGGGATTAAACCTATTGCCGTAAAGCGCCATTTACAGCTGTTGCCACATGTGTTTAAAATTGATTTGCCGGAAGAACTGATTTCAGCAGTCGAAAATAGTAAGGACAATAAGGCGGTACGCCAAGTTGGTATAGAATGGGCCATTCAACAGTCTAAGGAATTATTGGAGGCAGGAGTGCCTGTGTTGCACTATTACTCTATGGGGAAAAGTGACAATATAAAGGCTATTGCAGAACACTTGTTTTAA
- a CDS encoding pyridoxal phosphate-dependent aminotransferase: MITVADRLHTVEEYYFSKKLKEVALLKAHGKPIINLGIGSPDLEPPMKVLAAITDSLSDPSAHKYQNYYGLPELREAITVFYRERFEVALSPTTEVLPLMGSKEGIMHVSMAFLNEGDEVLIPNPGYPTYTSVTKLVGAVPVFYDLNEKGKWLPNLIELEKQDLSKVKLMWLSYPHMPTGAAAPNKFYEDVIAFAKRNNILLVNDNPYSFILNEHPRSILKYKGAKDCCLELNSLSKTFNMAGWRVGMVLGKSDYINAIVKVKSNMDSGMFYGIQKGAIEALKCSEMWYVSLNSVYEKRRELVWQLAEALNCTFDRTASGMFVWAKLPDFVKAEEFIDILLKNNSIFIAPGTVFGTNGEGYIRFSLCAPLEDIEEAIARVK; this comes from the coding sequence ATGATTACAGTAGCTGACAGGTTACATACAGTGGAGGAATATTATTTCTCAAAAAAACTGAAGGAAGTGGCATTGCTAAAGGCACACGGCAAGCCTATTATCAATTTAGGCATTGGAAGCCCAGATTTGGAGCCGCCCATGAAAGTGTTGGCAGCTATCACAGATAGTCTTTCTGATCCTTCGGCGCATAAATATCAAAACTACTATGGTTTGCCAGAGCTGCGGGAAGCCATTACGGTGTTTTACCGAGAGAGGTTTGAAGTGGCTTTAAGCCCGACAACGGAAGTGTTGCCGCTTATGGGAAGTAAGGAAGGAATCATGCATGTTTCCATGGCTTTTTTAAATGAAGGCGATGAGGTGTTGATTCCCAATCCGGGATATCCAACCTATACATCGGTAACCAAATTGGTGGGTGCTGTGCCTGTGTTCTACGATTTAAATGAAAAAGGGAAGTGGTTGCCGAACTTGATCGAACTGGAAAAGCAGGATTTGAGTAAGGTGAAGTTGATGTGGCTAAGCTATCCGCACATGCCAACTGGAGCTGCAGCGCCAAACAAGTTTTATGAAGATGTGATTGCTTTTGCCAAACGCAACAACATTTTATTGGTGAATGACAATCCGTATAGTTTTATTTTGAATGAACATCCTAGAAGTATCTTGAAATACAAAGGCGCGAAGGATTGCTGTTTGGAATTGAATTCGTTGAGTAAAACCTTTAACATGGCCGGTTGGCGTGTGGGAATGGTTTTGGGAAAATCTGATTATATCAATGCCATTGTCAAGGTAAAGAGCAATATGGATTCGGGGATGTTTTACGGCATTCAGAAAGGTGCCATTGAAGCCTTAAAATGTTCTGAAATGTGGTATGTAAGCCTTAACAGTGTTTACGAAAAGCGTCGAGAGTTGGTTTGGCAATTGGCAGAAGCCCTAAACTGTACATTTGATAGAACTGCCTCGGGGATGTTCGTCTGGGCCAAGTTGCCCGATTTTGTAAAGGCCGAAGAATTTATAGATATATTGTTGAAGAACAATTCCATTTTTATTGCCCCAGGCACTGTTTTTGGAACCAATGGAGAAGGCTATATTCGGTTTTCATTGTGTGCCCCATTAGAAGATATAGAAGAAGCGATAGCTAGAGTTAAGTAG
- a CDS encoding head GIN domain-containing protein codes for MRKLIYIFVLLLMVACDSENANDCFQTSGSIIQQEFEVSEFERILVNRDIELILAEGDFQVLVETGENLINDVSVKVVDGELQLADNNTCNYVRDYGVTKMYVTAPNIKTIRSSTQYDISSEGTLNFPNLQLLSEDYNAPDSFTTGDFRLDVNATQINIVANNMASFYITGQTENLFVGFYAGAGRFEGEALIAQHVDIYHRGSNDMIVNPQQSLSGEILGPGDVISLNEPSEVTLETLYTGNLIIQD; via the coding sequence ATGAGAAAGCTAATTTACATTTTCGTTTTATTATTGATGGTTGCTTGCGACAGTGAGAATGCCAATGATTGTTTTCAAACTTCAGGAAGCATCATTCAGCAGGAATTTGAAGTGTCTGAATTTGAACGGATTTTGGTGAATAGGGATATAGAACTGATTTTGGCCGAAGGTGATTTTCAGGTTTTGGTTGAAACGGGAGAAAATCTTATCAACGATGTATCTGTAAAAGTAGTGGATGGAGAGTTACAATTAGCCGACAATAATACGTGTAACTATGTGAGGGACTATGGTGTAACCAAGATGTATGTTACGGCACCAAATATTAAAACCATTAGAAGTTCTACGCAATACGACATTTCTTCGGAAGGAACCCTGAATTTTCCAAACCTTCAATTATTGTCTGAAGATTACAATGCGCCTGACAGTTTTACTACAGGAGATTTTAGATTGGATGTCAATGCAACTCAAATAAATATAGTAGCCAACAATATGGCGTCTTTCTACATCACAGGGCAAACCGAAAATTTATTTGTTGGTTTTTATGCTGGAGCAGGGCGTTTTGAAGGTGAAGCCCTGATTGCGCAACATGTGGATATTTATCACCGCGGGAGCAATGATATGATTGTAAATCCCCAACAATCTTTATCTGGAGAAATTTTAGGCCCTGGAGATGTAATTTCTCTAAACGAACCTTCAGAAGTTACTTTGGAAACCTTGTATACTGGAAATTTGATTATTCAGGATTAG
- a CDS encoding acyloxyacyl hydrolase — protein MKHLFSCLFFLWIGVLFSQETETKYSTVEVNYFKGNIALHNNSILHLIKGHPEGFIVSWNKKTFGFNDWEQRYNYPDYGVSFAYQNLKNDVLGNNYALYAHYNFYFFKRNLMLRIGQGLAYATNPYDKYDNFKNVAFGSHVLSSTYLMLNYKKERIFDRFGIQGGLSLIHYSNANVKAPNTSVNSMTLNVGVVYSLEESDPEYIDDLTKEKFTEPIKYNLVFRTGINESDVIDSGRFPFYVLSAYADKSLGHKSAIQLGADVFFSKFLKELIYYQSVAFPEENVSGDEDWKRVGIFAGHELFINKMSVVTQVGYYVYYPFDFEGRTYFRVGLKRYFGDKVFAALTLKSHGAKAEAVELGVGIRL, from the coding sequence ATGAAGCATCTATTTTCCTGCCTGTTTTTTTTATGGATCGGAGTTCTTTTTTCTCAAGAAACTGAGACTAAGTATTCTACTGTAGAAGTCAATTATTTTAAAGGGAACATAGCGCTTCACAACAACAGTATTCTACACTTAATCAAAGGACATCCCGAAGGTTTTATTGTTAGTTGGAACAAGAAAACCTTTGGGTTCAATGATTGGGAACAGCGTTATAATTATCCAGATTATGGTGTGTCTTTTGCTTACCAAAATTTAAAGAATGATGTTCTAGGGAATAATTACGCGCTATATGCCCATTATAACTTTTACTTTTTTAAGCGGAATTTAATGTTGCGTATTGGTCAAGGATTGGCTTATGCTACAAATCCTTATGATAAGTATGATAACTTTAAGAATGTGGCCTTTGGGTCGCATGTGTTGAGCAGTACTTACTTGATGCTGAATTATAAAAAAGAACGCATTTTTGATAGATTTGGAATTCAGGGAGGTTTGAGTTTGATTCATTATTCCAATGCCAATGTAAAGGCACCCAATACTAGCGTGAATTCAATGACGTTAAATGTAGGGGTGGTTTACAGTTTGGAGGAAAGTGATCCTGAGTATATCGACGATTTAACAAAGGAGAAATTTACTGAACCTATCAAATATAATTTGGTGTTTCGAACAGGAATCAATGAAAGCGACGTTATAGATAGTGGCAGGTTTCCATTTTATGTGTTGTCTGCCTATGCCGATAAAAGTTTGGGGCATAAAAGTGCCATTCAGTTAGGAGCTGATGTGTTTTTCTCTAAGTTTTTAAAGGAATTAATTTATTACCAATCGGTAGCTTTTCCAGAGGAAAATGTTTCTGGGGATGAAGATTGGAAACGTGTGGGGATTTTTGCAGGTCACGAATTGTTCATCAATAAAATGTCGGTGGTAACCCAAGTAGGATACTATGTGTATTATCCTTTCGATTTTGAGGGGCGTACTTATTTTAGAGTAGGTTTAAAACGTTATTTTGGAGATAAAGTATTTGCAGCTTTAACATTGAAATCGCATGGAGCTAAAGCAGAAGCCGTTGAACTAGGAGTTGGAATTCGATTATAG
- the metH gene encoding methionine synthase: protein MSEKHTKYLKLSGLEPLIVTPESNFINVGERTNVTGSRKFLRLIKEEKYEEALDVARDQVEGGAQIIDVNMDEGMLDGKEAMVTFLNLIASEPDIARVPIMIDSSKWEIIEAGLQVVQGKSVVNSISLKEGKETFVHHAKLVKRYGAAVIVMAFDEEGQADTYQRRIDICKRSYDILVNEVNFPPEDIIFDPNIFPVATGMEEHRLNALDFFNATKWIRENLPYANVSGGVSNVSFSFRGNNVVREAINSAFLFHAIKHGMNLGIVNPTMLEVYDEIPKDLLEHVEDVLLDRRDDATERLLDFAETVKGDKKEDVAKVLEWRSDSLQDRITHSLVKGIDTFIIEDVEEARLTVERPIEVIEGHLMIGMNVVGDLFGSGKMFLPQVVKSARVMKKAVAYLQPFIEAEKDGKQEYAGKILMATVKGDVHDIGKNIVSVVLGCNNYEIVDLGVMVPPEKIIETAKAEKVDAIGLSGLITPSLDEMVYLSKEMEKQKFTIPLLIGGATTSRAHSAVKIAPNYTHAVVHVNDASRAVTVVGNLLQKDNAVYKEQIREEYEKFREQFLKRGKKKDYIDIEEARKRKFKIDWNAVDIVKPKHLGVQVVEDFDITKLEAYIDWSPFFRSWDLHGKYPEILKDEVVGQHASELYADAQVLLKRIFDEKLLGAKAVFGLFPANTVNDDDIEVYDESGAVEAKFLTLRQQLDKREGVSNFALSDFVAPKESGKQDYIGCFCVSTGFGTAELAKQFEDNHDDYNSIMIKALADRLAEAYAEYLHKEVRTDIWGYVQDENLSNEELIKENYKGIRPAPGYPACPDHLEKKTIWKLLQVKENIGVELTDSLAMWPAASVSGYYFANKDAKYFGLGKITEDQLKEYAKRRGISNDEAEKWLNPNLAD from the coding sequence ATGTCAGAAAAACATACAAAATATTTAAAGCTTTCAGGTTTAGAACCTTTAATAGTCACTCCTGAAAGTAATTTTATCAATGTAGGGGAGCGAACCAATGTAACGGGGTCTCGCAAGTTTTTAAGGTTGATAAAGGAAGAAAAATACGAGGAGGCCCTTGATGTGGCTAGAGACCAGGTGGAAGGCGGTGCCCAAATCATCGATGTGAATATGGATGAGGGGATGTTGGATGGTAAGGAGGCCATGGTAACTTTCTTGAATTTAATTGCTTCGGAACCTGATATTGCCCGCGTGCCGATTATGATCGATAGTTCTAAATGGGAAATTATCGAAGCAGGCTTGCAGGTGGTGCAAGGGAAATCTGTGGTGAATTCCATCAGTTTAAAAGAAGGAAAAGAAACTTTCGTGCATCATGCCAAATTGGTAAAACGTTATGGAGCTGCGGTGATTGTGATGGCATTTGATGAGGAAGGACAGGCTGATACTTACCAAAGACGTATCGATATCTGTAAACGTTCTTATGATATTCTGGTGAATGAGGTGAATTTCCCGCCAGAAGATATCATTTTCGATCCTAACATTTTCCCAGTGGCTACTGGAATGGAAGAGCACAGGTTAAATGCATTGGATTTTTTCAATGCCACAAAATGGATTCGTGAAAACTTGCCTTATGCCAATGTTTCGGGAGGGGTGAGTAATGTGTCCTTCTCTTTCAGAGGAAATAATGTAGTTCGTGAAGCTATCAATTCAGCATTTTTATTTCATGCCATTAAGCACGGAATGAATTTGGGTATTGTTAACCCAACGATGTTGGAGGTATATGACGAAATTCCAAAGGATTTATTGGAACACGTCGAAGATGTATTGTTGGATAGAAGAGATGATGCTACGGAGCGTTTATTGGATTTTGCAGAAACCGTAAAAGGTGATAAAAAGGAAGATGTTGCCAAAGTTTTGGAATGGCGAAGTGATAGCCTGCAAGACCGTATCACTCATAGTTTGGTGAAGGGAATCGATACCTTTATAATCGAGGATGTTGAGGAAGCAAGATTGACGGTCGAAAGGCCTATCGAGGTTATTGAAGGTCACTTGATGATTGGGATGAATGTGGTTGGAGATTTGTTCGGAAGTGGAAAAATGTTTTTGCCTCAGGTGGTGAAATCGGCTAGGGTGATGAAAAAGGCAGTAGCCTATTTGCAACCATTTATTGAAGCAGAAAAGGACGGAAAGCAAGAGTATGCCGGAAAGATTTTGATGGCGACCGTAAAAGGGGATGTCCACGATATTGGTAAAAATATTGTCAGCGTGGTTTTGGGGTGTAACAATTATGAGATTGTAGACCTTGGAGTAATGGTACCACCAGAAAAAATTATAGAAACAGCAAAAGCCGAAAAGGTGGATGCCATTGGTTTGAGTGGGTTGATTACACCGTCTTTGGACGAAATGGTGTATCTGTCTAAAGAAATGGAAAAACAAAAGTTTACCATTCCATTGCTTATTGGAGGAGCAACTACTTCTAGAGCGCATTCCGCGGTGAAAATTGCGCCGAATTATACCCATGCTGTGGTACATGTAAATGATGCTTCCAGAGCGGTAACTGTTGTAGGGAATTTGTTGCAGAAGGACAATGCAGTTTACAAAGAACAGATTCGTGAGGAGTATGAAAAATTCCGTGAACAGTTTTTAAAGCGCGGGAAAAAGAAGGATTATATCGACATTGAAGAGGCTAGAAAGCGCAAATTCAAAATTGATTGGAATGCTGTTGACATTGTAAAGCCAAAGCACCTGGGGGTTCAGGTGGTAGAAGATTTCGATATCACCAAATTAGAAGCTTATATTGATTGGAGTCCATTTTTTAGAAGTTGGGATTTGCATGGAAAATATCCAGAAATCCTAAAAGATGAAGTGGTTGGACAGCATGCGTCTGAATTGTATGCCGATGCACAGGTATTGCTAAAGCGTATTTTTGATGAGAAGTTATTGGGGGCCAAAGCAGTTTTTGGACTGTTCCCTGCCAATACGGTGAATGACGATGATATTGAAGTGTATGATGAATCTGGAGCTGTAGAAGCAAAGTTTTTAACCTTACGTCAGCAATTGGATAAGCGTGAAGGCGTGTCAAATTTTGCCTTGTCGGATTTCGTGGCACCGAAAGAGTCAGGAAAACAGGATTACATAGGTTGTTTCTGTGTGAGTACTGGTTTTGGAACGGCTGAATTGGCCAAGCAATTTGAGGATAACCATGACGATTATAATTCCATCATGATCAAAGCCCTTGCCGATCGTTTGGCAGAAGCTTACGCTGAATATTTGCATAAGGAAGTTAGAACGGATATTTGGGGCTATGTGCAAGACGAGAATTTATCCAATGAAGAATTGATTAAAGAAAACTATAAAGGCATCCGTCCAGCGCCGGGATATCCAGCCTGTCCAGACCACTTGGAAAAGAAAACCATCTGGAAATTGTTGCAGGTAAAGGAAAACATTGGGGTAGAGTTGACCGATAGTTTGGCCATGTGGCCAGCGGCTAGTGTAAGTGGGTATTATTTTGCCAACAAAGATGCCAAATATTTTGGGTTGGGTAAAATAACCGAAGACCAATTGAAGGAATATGCCAAGCGTAGAGGGATTTCAAATGATGAGGCCGAAAAATGGCTAAATCCAAATTTGGCTGATTAA
- a CDS encoding prephenate dehydratase: MIKSVAIQGIKGSFHHIVCQQYFNDDVIIDECLSFDTAVNSLLTDKSDAVIMAIENSIAGSIIPNYALLDTHNLHVIGEHYLDIQHHLMALPNQSIEEIHEVYSHPMALLQCKEFFKKHSHIKLIEDKDTAEVAERIKTKGLKNVAAIASRLAAELFELQILAESIQTIAHNETRFVIVKKQNSEISKEEINKASLKFELDHKRGSLATVLNVMSDCKLNLTKIQSLPKIETPWKYAFFVDVTFEAYADYDKAKSILKIMSQDLKILGEYKNAKL, translated from the coding sequence ATGATAAAGTCAGTTGCAATACAGGGAATAAAGGGGTCTTTTCATCATATTGTCTGCCAACAATATTTTAATGATGATGTTATTATTGATGAATGCTTGTCTTTTGATACAGCGGTAAACAGTTTGCTTACCGATAAAAGTGATGCCGTGATTATGGCTATAGAAAACTCCATTGCGGGTTCTATTATTCCAAATTACGCTTTGCTTGACACCCATAACCTGCATGTTATTGGAGAGCATTATTTAGATATTCAGCATCATTTAATGGCCTTGCCAAATCAGTCCATCGAGGAGATTCACGAAGTGTATTCACACCCTATGGCCTTGCTACAGTGTAAGGAGTTTTTTAAAAAGCATTCGCACATCAAGTTAATTGAAGACAAGGATACGGCTGAAGTGGCGGAGCGAATCAAAACCAAGGGACTTAAAAATGTGGCAGCTATTGCCAGCCGTTTAGCGGCGGAATTGTTTGAGCTTCAAATTTTGGCGGAAAGTATCCAAACCATTGCTCATAACGAGACCCGTTTTGTGATTGTGAAAAAACAAAATTCTGAAATTTCTAAAGAGGAAATCAATAAAGCGTCTCTTAAATTTGAATTGGACCATAAACGTGGTAGCTTAGCTACAGTGCTTAATGTAATGAGTGATTGTAAATTGAACTTGACCAAAATACAATCTTTACCAAAAATTGAGACCCCTTGGAAGTATGCCTTTTTTGTGGATGTCACTTTTGAAGCCTATGCCGATTATGATAAGGCGAAATCCATTTTAAAAATCATGTCTCAGGACCTAAAAATATTGGGCGAATATAAAAACGCTAAACTATGA
- a CDS encoding homocysteine S-methyltransferase family protein, whose translation MSNINQVLQDRILVLDGAMGTMLQRYNFSEEDFRGERFKDYPSPLKGNNDLLSLTQPQAIAEVHSKYFEAGADIVETNTFSGTTIGMADYDMEDLVYELNYESAKIAKKVADEFTAANPDKPRFIAGSIGPTNRTASLSPDVNRPEFRAVTFEALRVAYKQQVEALIDGGVDLLLVETVFDTLNAKAALFAIEEVKEERGIDIPVMVSGTITDASGRTLSGQTVEAFLTSISHIPLLSVGFNCALGADQLQPYLRRLANETEFFTSAHPNAGLPNAFGEYDQTPAQMQVLIENYLKDGLINIIGGCCGTTPEHITAIAEVAAKYKPRKIEVSA comes from the coding sequence ATGTCAAATATTAATCAGGTTTTACAAGACCGAATTTTAGTTCTGGATGGGGCCATGGGGACCATGCTGCAACGGTATAATTTTTCTGAAGAGGATTTTCGTGGGGAACGTTTTAAAGATTATCCGTCTCCTTTGAAGGGGAACAACGACTTGTTGTCGCTTACGCAGCCCCAAGCCATTGCTGAAGTACATAGTAAGTACTTCGAGGCTGGTGCCGATATCGTGGAAACCAATACGTTTTCGGGAACTACCATTGGTATGGCTGATTATGATATGGAAGATTTGGTGTATGAACTGAATTATGAGTCCGCTAAAATTGCCAAAAAAGTAGCTGATGAATTTACAGCTGCCAATCCTGATAAACCTCGTTTTATTGCCGGAAGTATTGGGCCAACCAACAGAACGGCCAGCTTGTCTCCAGATGTGAATCGTCCTGAATTTCGTGCCGTAACCTTTGAGGCATTGCGTGTGGCCTATAAGCAACAGGTAGAGGCCTTGATTGATGGTGGTGTGGATTTATTGTTGGTGGAAACTGTGTTTGACACTTTGAATGCCAAGGCCGCATTATTTGCGATTGAAGAAGTAAAAGAGGAGAGGGGTATCGATATTCCGGTCATGGTATCCGGAACGATCACGGATGCTTCAGGAAGAACCCTTTCTGGGCAAACTGTGGAAGCATTTTTAACTTCCATTTCGCATATTCCATTGCTAAGTGTTGGGTTTAATTGTGCGCTTGGAGCCGATCAGTTGCAACCTTATTTGAGACGTTTGGCAAATGAAACCGAATTTTTCACCTCTGCCCATCCAAATGCGGGACTTCCAAATGCCTTTGGGGAATACGACCAAACTCCGGCCCAAATGCAAGTACTTATTGAAAACTATCTTAAAGATGGTTTGATCAATATTATTGGAGGTTGTTGTGGAACAACTCCAGAGCATATTACGGCTATTGCTGAGGTGGCTGCCAAATATAAACCACGCAAAATTGAAGTGTCTGCATAG
- a CDS encoding prephenate dehydrogenase: MKNIYIIGIGLIGGSIAKDIKRLSENITIHGIDHNPKHLEQAKDLGIIDKKATMESLPQADIIVVAVPVDATVTLLPKVLDLVHDDALVIDAGSTKNDICKVVENHPKRRNFLATHPIAGTEFSGPSAAIEGLFVGKTNIICEVEKTAFKLQELALNIFKIMGMRIRYMNPEAHDKHIAYVSHLSHISSFMLGKTVIEKEKNERDIFDLAGSGFESTVRLAKSSPEMWTPIFKQNKVNVIETLEEYIDNLTRFKEFMKADEFDEIYNEMKSTNHIKDILKGIV, translated from the coding sequence ATGAAAAATATTTACATCATAGGGATTGGGTTGATTGGCGGAAGCATTGCCAAAGATATTAAGCGCCTGAGCGAGAATATAACAATTCATGGTATTGACCACAATCCAAAACATTTGGAACAGGCCAAGGATTTGGGAATTATAGATAAAAAGGCTACTATGGAGTCCTTGCCCCAAGCAGATATTATTGTGGTTGCTGTGCCCGTGGATGCTACCGTTACACTATTGCCTAAAGTCTTGGATTTGGTGCATGACGATGCCTTGGTGATTGATGCCGGTTCCACCAAAAATGATATTTGTAAAGTGGTGGAAAATCATCCAAAACGAAGAAATTTTTTGGCCACCCATCCCATTGCGGGAACCGAGTTTTCTGGACCTTCGGCTGCTATTGAAGGGTTATTTGTAGGGAAAACCAACATAATTTGTGAGGTGGAAAAAACAGCATTCAAATTGCAGGAATTGGCCTTAAATATTTTCAAAATTATGGGCATGAGGATTCGGTATATGAATCCCGAGGCGCACGACAAACACATTGCCTATGTATCGCATTTGTCACATATCAGTTCTTTCATGTTGGGGAAAACCGTAATTGAAAAGGAAAAAAATGAGCGTGATATTTTTGACTTGGCGGGAAGTGGATTCGAGAGTACGGTGCGTTTGGCTAAAAGTTCACCAGAAATGTGGACTCCAATTTTTAAACAGAACAAGGTCAATGTCATTGAAACTTTGGAAGAGTATATAGACAACCTCACAAGATTCAAGGAGTTTATGAAGGCAGATGAGTTTGATGAAATTTACAATGAAATGAAAAGTACCAATCATATTAAAGACATATTAAAAGGAATCGTTTAA